The following is a genomic window from Phalacrocorax carbo chromosome 19, bPhaCar2.1, whole genome shotgun sequence.
GGTGAAGCGGTTGAGTTGAAAACGGTCCGtgtaatgagaaagaaggagagcagagttgCTCCCCTGGCTTTTGAGAGAGCAAACGTCAAGCTCACCTCGCAACCACAGTCATGATCCAACTGGTTTCTTTGGAGCGGTGGTACAGTCACCTCTTGCTCCCAAGAGTTTAAAGGGGGCAAAGCGTCGGTGAGTTTAATACCCAGCGTGGATCATCATTCTTCAAGTGTCTTTCAGCTGTTATCGTTCGCAATCAGTCAACAGTCGACCTACCACGAACTATCAACCCTGCAGCAATCTTCAACATTCGAACGGTGACTAACAGTAGCAACGAGCAAACATACGAACATCATCCTGGGGTTGTGTTGGGACATCCATCTCCCATAGGGATAGGGTTTGAAGGGGGAATGTCAAGTGCGTGGGTGCAGACTGGGGGCGTGGCCATTTCACACATGGCATTTAGGGCAGCGTTAGCCTCAGGGACAGCTTTTAAGGGAGCGACCCCTTCACAGCGGACACGGATTTCCGTAGCGTGCTCTTAATACAGCTGATAATAATACAAACTACCACAATTACGATGATGACCGTTagcaaagactgagggaggCTACTTAGCCTCCCCAACAGGGAAATCCCAAAcgcactgaaaactttccccAGGCACTTAGTCCCTAGCGCAGTGGGCATTTCTCTGGTGTCTTTGGCCATTCTCTTCACCTCATTCATCTGTTCTCGTAGCGGCACTGAAACGTGTGCCATGTGGACGCAACTGTCACCTCCCGATAGCTTCAGCTTCCCGCATACGCCTTTCTCCCTCGGCAGGAGGAAGTCTAACACAGCTCAGATTTGAGCAGCCGTCTTGCTGGTTTCTTGCAGTCGATGCTTTAAGAGGCCTAGGCTATCATGTGCAGAGTTTGTTAGTGCCTCTAGCTGCAGGCTTGGGTCTAGGAGAGAGTGTTTCGGACTGGAGGGATCCCGATTCCAAAGATTGCGCGCGGTGGcggtgcagctggtgcaggggacaggagtGTTGGGGCGAGGACGATGCTCGGGGCGGGCGAGCGTGCGAGATGAGACGGTGAGCGGCAGCATCCccgggagctgcgccgtgccatgCTGATGGCACCGGGACTGCGCCCGTGCAGGCCCCAACGGGACTCCTAACGCCCCAGCGGCATCACTGGGACTGCCCGAAGGAAGGGGCTTATCCCCTACGACggccggtgccgggggctgctctGACAGGACCTCAGCCCGCACCTTCTGCAAGACCCACCCGCAAAGCTGAGGCGGCTCCCCAAAGTCGCCGTTGGCTGCACTGGGCCCACGTTGCAGCAATAAAGAGGGACGAAGCTTCGGGGCACTTTCTGGCCAATGCCATGTCTTGTCATTATTCTTACtggttccccctctcccaaccccgcctccttcctggtgttGCAGCTGCCCACGGCGGAGCccgagaaggggaggagggtccctgcctggcctgcagctccctccctcgccATTCTTGGTGTCGTTTGGGGACCTTTTGGTGCGGCAGTGAGGCAAAGGTGTGCTTCGGGGCTGCGCACAGTGGGCCCCGAGGAAGGGCGCGATTGTCTTGCGGGCCTTTGAGGGCCTTTGCAgcgagccctgtccctgctggaggggacgCCGGTCGTGCTCAAGACGAAGGCCTTGCAGGCCCTGTTGGGGGGGGtgtgccctccccggcccccgagctctgCCCTTGTCGCAGAGGCTCTGGGTGTCCGCAAGGAGCCGAGGGGGAGCCCTcgccctccccctcttctttatctagtgaggctcagggaagctgtagcCCTCCATGTGGTACGGAACCCTTGTCCcaggggctctgtgctgctttccgtGTGGGGCCGTGTCTGTGAGTCCTGCAGGGCCCCGACTGTCGTGGCTCCCCCACCAAAGGGCCGCcccccctggggaaggggacaggggagtcccccaccaccattgcctgctctgctggcggtgactcgtccctgggggaggctcggtgccctttggggcttgctggctgtgatctggggctcagcggggctTTTGCACCCCTTGGGTGCCATTTCCCCATggcccctgtgctccctccccctcccacgcaggcacagagccgttctggagaaacaacttttaatggaaaaaaacacaaggcaacaggCAAAATCAAAGCTACCctaccccacccaccctccaacagcctccccgccctccgcccctaaacaccacccccactcccccgccCTCCACCTCAGCCCCACGCTGCATCTAATCCCCGCCATGCCACCCCCTCTAATCCCGCCCTGCCACCcgcgtgctgcctgccagagccctgcgctTGCTGGCGGCCTTTGGCAAGGGGCTCTTCCCCCGCTTCTTGCCCCgtgcccctgccatggcaggctggggccctggcagctccctccccgcatccccccacggctcctgcagctccagcccgaTGCTCTGGACAAACTCTTCCAGGCTCAGGGTGGCGTCGGCGGTCTCGGGGACGCTGtagtcagggctgagcagctcctcggGCAGAGCGAGTGAGGCGAGGTCGCAGGGGGGGATGCCTGCGCTAGTGGCACCAGGGTCCCCAGgcgtggggccgctgctgggaccCTCCGGGCTGATCCCCGACTCGTCCATGGAGCAGCCAAAGAACCTGAGGGCCTCGTGGAGAGGCACCTCATCAGGCAGCGCAAGGTCAGCGGCCGGGTCTCCCAGCGGCTggttgtggggagcagcagaggggctggtgtggACGTGGGTGCCCAGGGGGATGTTGGTGCCCGGGTGTGCCCTCGCGGGGGTGCCGCTGACAGCAATGTtggtgtgtgctggctgcccctCGGCGTGCTCATAGGCGGGGATGGCCGTCGGCGAGATCGGGGAGGCTGTGGCCACCGCTCCAGCCTCTGCGCAGGTGCCACcggggtccccaggcatggggccgctgctgggccctccctggctgagcccctccGCATCCAGGGAGCAACCAAGGAGCCTTAGGGCCTCTTCAAGAAGCTCCTTGTCAGAG
Proteins encoded in this region:
- the LOC135316501 gene encoding proline-rich protein 22-like, whose amino-acid sequence is MARPPLGLPPRGSRAAPAPRLLHTFVLPETFSPPGSANLCPLPAQEQPFPAAWAPPPAVATHAPQAPPAGLQRPPRGCFFDPRAFHMQRTTTSLLPRATATLAHGAASLPGAGLWGPGGCATCLAWAAPRTPHGQPQHHAPYQEQRRAVAPASPVQPPSSSGLQHAEGTAAPSACNMPPGTNVPTSPSTATHNQGLGDPAAGLGVSDKELLEEALRLLGCSLDAEGLSQGGPSSGPMPGDPGGTCAEAGAVATASPISPTAIPAYEHAEGQPAHTNIAVSGTPARAHPGTNIPLGTHVHTSPSAAPHNQPLGDPAADLALPDEVPLHEALRFFGCSMDESGISPEGPSSGPTPGDPGATSAGIPPCDLASLALPEELLSPDYSVPETADATLSLEEFVQSIGLELQEPWGDAGRELPGPQPAMAGARGKKRGKSPLPKAASKRRALAGSTRVAGRD